The Plasmodium brasilianum strain Bolivian I chromosome 14, whole genome shotgun sequence genome contains a region encoding:
- a CDS encoding knob-associated histidine-rich protein, translating into MRKNINILFYFVKICLFSILTWILRCSNYFEDNKGYNKKNNTQGPLNSRTNRLLAEGGKKKKASSSPVKKTNIIKEVIHSGYKEYQERYDIKRHKIVQDEEKGFKDCDETYEGSNYGFTDKRPYTSKDEEKVARTKIYSLKKRFPFYSISACPYGTNKSIERGAADYMDEYDDDDDDDSNDPSNSSATLLKKRNIKEKKYYPVKENPPTVVRKYIRKGNAALNKKDLIDIVDSFDNANKEYTAFCYPETSDHPYVTINYYNVEDPKDKSPKSKGKKKKKLIKRRVFKQKEEQSEK; encoded by the exons atgagaaaaaatataaatattttattttatttcgttaaaatatgtttattttccattttaaccTGGATTTTACGTTGTTCTAACTAT TTTGAAGATAATAAAGGGTAtaacaagaaaaataataccCAAGGACCACTGAATTCAAGAACTAATAGATTATTAGCAGAaggagggaaaaaaaaaaaggcaagtTCTTCCCCAgtaaaaaaaactaatataataaaagaagttATACATAGTGGATATAAAGAATATCAAGAACGTTACGATATAAAACGTCATAAAATCGTACAAGATGAGGAAAAAGGATTTAAAGATTGTGATGAAACATACGAAGGATCAAATTATGGGTTTACAGATAAACGTCCTTACACTTCAAAAGACGAAGAAAAGGTCGCCcgaacaaaaatatattcattaaaaaaaagattccCATTTTATTCTATATCAGCCTGTCCATATGGTACAAATAAATCCATAGAGCGTGGGGCAGCAGATTACATGGatgaat atgatgatgatgacgACGATGATTCAAATGATCCATCTAATTCTAGTGCcactttattaaaaaaaagaaatataaaagaaaaaaaatattatcctGTGAAAGAAAATCCTCCCACGGTTGTAAggaaatatatacgtaaaggAAATGCAGCGTTAAATAAGAAAGATCTTATAGACATTGTTGATTCATTTGATAATGCCAATAAAGAATATACAGCATTTTGTTATCCAGAAACTAGTGATCATCCCTATGTtacaattaattattataatgtagAAGATCCTAAAGATAAATCACCAAAgtcaaaaggaaaaaaaaagaaaaaattaattaaacgAAGGGTctttaaacaaaaagaagAACAATCAGAGAAATAA
- a CDS encoding PIR protein translates to MGSLLPTNNFYNELIKEIKVEDEKLNLHKSTILTNIPEAYWLKNLLKKLIRNYKYISSKNSDLSTEKRCRDVNNWLNTEIHFYSTSKNIKTSIKPTWIKFIETIWVNLQKENPYIKCSRQTNDLSINEIYARKELDDFCENRNYFENSLKNNFSLEKCQEYSNYVKKEKNSILNNAKSILNDDSKYNIFNISNKCNLQNIDETFPEIICKNECMYEKLMNNNRFIFSTLYNIVQNIFKGSQDLSDKQDYRLVPITCKGWNENRGLSIKYIVLSSLFILFGYFLYSFYKHKNKSAIYRRFNRDKVVERVRKFMEGRVTNNLLEVPETYLDENNYEQQRNNRHH, encoded by the exons atgggTTCTCTACTACCAACAAATAACTTTTATAATGAAttgataaaagaaataaaagtagaagatgaaaaattgaatttaCATAAATCAACTATATTAACTAATATTCCAGAAGCGTATTGGTTAAAAAACCTTCTTAAGAAACTTATAAGaaactataaatatatctcGTCTAAAAATAGCGACCTTAGTACAGAAAAGCGTTGCAGAGATGTTAATAATTGGTTAAATACcgaaatacatttttattctacaagcaagaatataaaaacatcCATAAAACCCACTTGgataaaatttattgaaaCTATATGGGTGAATTTACAAAAGGAAAATCCATATATTAAATGCTCAAGACAAACGAATGATTTatcaataaatgaaatatatgcGCGTAAAGAATTAGATGATTTTTGTGAAAATAGAAATTACTTTGAAAATAGTTTGAAGAATAATTTCAGTTTAGAAAAATGTCAAGAATATTCTAATTatgtgaaaaaagaaaaaaattcgaTTCTTAATAATGCAAAATCTATATTAAATGATGatagtaaatataatatcttcaatatttctaataaatgtaatttgCAAAATATAGATGAGACATTCCCTGAGATCATTTGTAAGAACGAATGTATGTACGAAAAACTTATGAACAATAATAGATTTATATTTAGCACACTTTATAATAttgtacaaaatatttttaagggATCACAAGATCTAAGTGATAAACAGGATTATCGTTTAGTACCAATAACATGTAAAGGTTGGAATGAGAACCGTGGTTTATCAATTAAGTACATTGTTTTATCATCTTTATTTATACTCTTTGGATATTTTCTCTATTCATTCTACAAACATAAG aacAAATCTGCTATATATCGTCGATTTAATCGAGATAAAGTGGTAGAAAGAGTACGAAAATTTATGGAAGGTAGAGTCACAAATAACTTGTTAGAGGTTCCTGAAACATATttagatgaaaataattatgaacaacAACGTAATAATAGGCATCATTAA
- a CDS encoding hypothetical protein (Plasmodium exported protein), producing MRKNHNCFFFINVLTLTLLIWICRDNDEYNYCKLLDSIHNINNSLYIRANRSLCLADVYAQQDYKPLKLGFQKYFKESQHIYEQPSDGRQFDDIFEDKLELLKKYYSIQNKPYLMKHDNNLENRCKKEKYDDEFEKQSKGLKHNNNSEKTHSPLEDFWNFEKRDDPLRVHDISKKQYNISEDYDTVKKIYDALQEYNKFEEQDNSFYSHNDIDNMYDKLKYDETAQKLFNVLKADYNFENSLDKLNYDDITKTINNLLKYDNSNQKSRNNLKYNDNNSNTDYEKILKGKKLNLKKYKFRNISFLSKIYRLLKRIDAIYETEILKSLELNSYSQYKLIGRRKKNNKLRRIIKNIKILSPVISMVPIVGIFVALKLSAAAIAFYVMSFFVIIYFLYKYRKCIRWRKISRSCEKDQAFIKHHNIEKNPAKPINFL from the exons ATGAGGAAAAACCATAactgtttcttttttataaatgttctAACGTTGACCCTTTTAATATGGATATGTAGAGATAATGATGAA tataaCTATTGTAAACTTTTGGATAGCATACACAACATAAATAACTCACTCTACATAAGAGCTAACCGATCACTATGTCTAGCAGATGTATATGCTCAACAAGATTATAAACCTTTGAAATTAGGTTTCCAAAAATACTTTAAAGAATCTCAGCATATTTATGAACAGCCATCTGATGGAAGACAGTTTGATGATATTTTTGAGGATAAActtgaattattaaaaaagtattatagtattcaaaataaaccttatttaatgaaacatgataataatttagaaaataggtgtaaaaaagaaaaatatgacgATGAATTTGAAAAACAATCTAAAGGATTAaagcataataataattctgaAAAAACACACTCGCCATTAGAAGATTTTTGGAATTTTGAAAAACGAGACGATCCATTAAGAGTTCATGACATTTCTAAAAAACAGTACAATATATCAGAAGATTATGATACtgtaaagaaaatatatgatgCATTACAggaatataacaaatttgAAGAACAAGacaattcattttattcacATAATGATATTGACAACATGtatgataaattaaaatatgatgaaacagctcaaaaattatttaatgttttaaaagctgactataattttgaaaattcacttgataaattaaattatgatgatattactaaaacaataaataatttattaaagtatGATAATTCTAATCAAAAATCAAGAAAtaacttaaaatataatgataataatagtaatacagattatgaaaaaatattaaaaggaaaaaaacttaacttgaagaaatataaatttcgtaatatatcttttttatccAAGATATACAGacttttaaaaagaatagatGCAATATATGAaacagaaatattaaaatcatTGGAACTTAATTCTTACAGTCAATACAAGCTTATTGGacgtagaaaaaaaaataataaattaagacGAATTATcaagaatattaaaattttatctcCAGTTATATCAATGGTTCCCATTGTAGGAATATTTGTAGCTCTTAAATTAAGTGCTGCTGCTATTGCGTTTTATGTCATGagtttttttgtaataatatatttcctctataaatatagaaaatgcATCCGTTGGAGGAAAATTTCCCGATCGTGTGAAAAGGATCAAGCATTTATTAAACAccataatatagaaaaaaatccTGCAAAACCTATAAATTTCTTGTAA
- a CDS encoding tryptophan-rich protein yields MELSGSEVELGNEVVSPSFFSKFPRFNCNILSNYMDTNSLSPYVYVTVFTIIAIALYMKFNTQKSENQIKLEKEQRRKLKKITVEQGLLEKSEELKKHAWRNWMTKLEIDWQYFNSYLETEKKCWIEERESEWQEWLNSMENKWMHYNENMDNEYEQNILNELPTWDESTWETWIKTEGKKCMLMDLNKWMHEKQVIWKEWIIKQWREWKKDKILTWLLKDWRRDEFEYWEKLKYIEIPNPLNERIKKNQHKWEKRVSMEKAQWNSWVRSKEGLYYNECKKWKKLKEDKQNSFNEWVEVFINKWINKKQWNVWNEERKNVVPKEECTN; encoded by the exons atggagCTTAGTGGTAGTGAGGTGGAATTAGGTAATGAAGTTGTATCGCCTtcattttttagtaaatttcCTAGATTTAACTGTAACATTTTATCAAATTATATGGATACAAACTCTTTGTCtccatatgtatatgttacCGTATTTACAATAATTGCTATTGCCCTTTATATGAAATTCAATACGcag AAATCAGAAAAccaaataaaattagaaaaggaacaaagaagaaaactgaaaaaaataactgTTGAGCAAGGACTTCTTGAAAAATCAGAAGAACTTAAGAAACATGCGTGGCGTAATTGGATGACGAAATTAGAGATAGATTGGCAATATTTCAATTCATATCTAgaaactgaaaaaaaatgctgGATTGAAGAAAGAGAAAGTGAATGGCAAGAATGGTTAAATTCTATGGAAAATAAATGGATGCATTATAACGAAAATATGGATAATGAATATgagcaaaatattttaaatgaattgCCAACATGGGATGAAAGTACATGGGAGACATGGATTAAGACAGAAGGAAAGAAATGTATGTTAATGGATTTGAATAAATGGATGCACGAAAAGCAAGTCATTTGGAAAGAATGGATCATAAAACAATGGAGAGAATggaaaaaagacaaaatatTAACTTGGTTATTGAAAGACTGGAGACGTGATGAATTTGAATATTGGGAAAAACtcaaatatatagaaataccAAATCCGTTAAATGAAAGaatcaaaaaaaatcaaCACAAATGGGAAAAAAGGGTATCCATGGAAAAAGCACAATGGAATAGTTGGGTTCGTAGTAAAGAAGGTTTATACTATAATGAAtgcaaaaaatggaaaaagctGAAAGAAGACAAACAGAATTCTTTTAACGAATGGGTAGaagtttttattaataaatggattaataaaaaacaatggAATGTATGGAATGAAGAGCGGAAAAATGTAGTTCCCAAAGAAGAATGCaccaattaa
- a CDS encoding hypothetical protein (Plasmodium exported protein) — MIIRANIYLFFFKIFTFTNFIWSRQYSKKSTSIGKLCNKRNSRLLKNNVRLEPQQNYTSLKYKLTKILEEDDGILSKRLKELMSSEPFQSQLHALLRDDNIQRRFYVPVNDSNAEKRSNRGNYCNLFEKQFNEGSKYVNGFEQKQNYKKRAQENNLKRVPNVFRNDDNSVKRYGSLKDEYIPEIISDELNHEYDKENLFSSLKSYSYSDDPKNILRYSTHNKKKYIGFIRYIIKKLMKYLKKSDALYETELINIMSYYNNQQGRNVRKKKRSLTRKIKDFLTVLSPILVFAVTLVLCYMYNSNTGIIVSSIFLIASVLYVWYKYKKCKRLCKLYGEFNVKRLLKADERRRIMLPYISPN; from the exons ATGATTATAAGagcaaacatatatttatttttttttaaaatttttacttttaccaATTTTATATGGTCTCGTCAATATTCTAAAAAG tcAACTTCCATAGGTAAATTGTGTAATAAGAGAAACAGTAGATTATTAAAGAATAATGTACGCTTAGAACCACAGCAAAATTACACAtcattaaaatacaaattaacgAAAATATTAGAAGAGGATGATGGCATATTATCAAAACGATTAAAAGAGTTAATGAGTAGCGAACCTTTTCAAAGTCAGTTACATGCTCTGTTACGTGATGACAATATTCAAAGACGATTTTATGTACCAGTGAATGATTCAAATGCTGAAAAGAGGTCTAATAGAGGAAATTACTGTAATCTGTTTGAAAAACAGTTTAATGAAGGAAGTAAATATGTTAATGGTTTcgaacaaaaacaaaattataaaaagcgAGCACaggaaaataatttgaaaagaGTACCAAATGTATTTAGGAATGATGATAATTCTGTAAAGAGATATGGTTCATTAAAAGATGAATATATCCCTGAAATTATATCCGATGAATTAAATCATGAATATGATaaggaaaatttattttcttcattaaaaTCTTATTCGTACTCGGATGatccaaaaaatatattaagataCAGTACTCATAAtaagaagaaatatataggatttataagatatataataaagaagttaatgaaatatttaaaaaagtcaGATGCATTGTATGAAacagaattaataaatataatgtcATATTATAACAATCAACAAGGAAGGAACGTACGAAAAAAGAAACGTAGTTTAACAAGAAAAATTAAGGATTTCTTAACAGTTTTATCTCCGATATTAGTATTTGCTGTAACTTTAGTATTgtgttatatgtataattcaAATACAGGTATTATTGTATCATCCATATTCCTTATTGCATCTGTATTATATGTTtggtataaatataagaaatgtaAACGCCTTTGCAAATTATACGGAGAATTTAATGTAAAACGTCTTTTAAAAGCTGATGAGAGACGTAGAATAATGTTACCGTATATATCACCAAATTAA